One stretch of bacterium DNA includes these proteins:
- a CDS encoding response regulator, whose protein sequence is MTFLLMRFSIPSDRLYENVVRRSSMELIAGKYIPLRELGEGGSGKVLLVRHVDLGVQYALKILKSDAISQPMGVERFKKEAALLLSFNHPRVAQVRDFGKTLDGSYYMAMDYCQGESIRHRIDAGHYFSFGDTLRIAMQVLGVLDVAHSAGIIHGDIKPENLFLESTEEGELCVKVLDFGTAFLRQQLGDDQIVFGTPCYMSPEQAAGEEEIDHRVDFYSLGIVLFELIAGKVPFEGDNVVQTLILHLTQPLPSLAEEFGVSDTIEKVVRKALAKSPAERFPNAGEFQRQCEEALTVHEGEVLAAAGPNCSLPKTQSAVNVLTKPTEGVNHPTRILCLDDDEMILNILQHVLEREGYEVITAQHSSEIHEYLFNSDIDLLVSDVQMPGIPGTKVCRLLKKSMSDLKVILFSNVPEIDLERYSAENNADGWISKQRLPKEWLGEIKRVLFQ, encoded by the coding sequence ATGACATTCCTCCTCATGAGGTTCTCTATTCCTTCCGATAGGTTATATGAAAATGTAGTCCGTCGGAGTTCAATGGAGTTGATAGCTGGAAAATATATCCCTTTAAGAGAGCTTGGAGAAGGAGGCTCGGGGAAGGTGCTGCTTGTTCGGCATGTTGATCTCGGTGTCCAGTATGCTCTTAAGATTCTAAAAAGTGATGCGATCTCTCAACCCATGGGAGTAGAGCGTTTTAAGAAAGAAGCCGCTCTTTTGCTCAGTTTCAATCATCCACGGGTTGCACAAGTCCGTGATTTCGGTAAGACGCTCGATGGCAGCTACTATATGGCGATGGATTATTGTCAGGGTGAATCAATAAGACATCGGATAGATGCGGGCCACTATTTTTCATTTGGGGATACTCTGAGGATAGCAATGCAGGTCTTGGGTGTGCTTGATGTAGCGCATAGTGCTGGAATTATTCACGGAGATATTAAACCAGAGAATCTTTTTCTCGAATCTACCGAAGAAGGCGAGTTATGCGTCAAAGTTTTAGACTTCGGCACTGCATTTTTACGTCAGCAACTAGGCGATGACCAAATTGTTTTCGGAACGCCGTGCTATATGTCTCCAGAGCAAGCAGCAGGAGAGGAAGAAATTGATCACAGAGTAGATTTCTACTCTCTGGGTATTGTGCTCTTTGAGCTTATCGCAGGGAAAGTGCCTTTTGAGGGAGACAATGTTGTTCAAACACTCATTCTTCATCTAACACAACCCCTTCCCTCTCTGGCGGAAGAGTTCGGAGTATCTGATACAATTGAAAAAGTGGTACGCAAAGCTCTGGCAAAATCCCCAGCGGAACGATTTCCCAATGCAGGTGAATTTCAGCGGCAATGTGAGGAAGCACTGACGGTTCATGAGGGAGAGGTTCTTGCTGCAGCTGGTCCGAATTGTTCGCTTCCAAAGACTCAGAGTGCCGTCAACGTACTTACCAAGCCGACTGAAGGAGTGAATCATCCAACTCGCATTCTCTGTCTCGATGATGATGAGATGATCCTGAATATCCTTCAACATGTGCTTGAGAGAGAGGGCTACGAGGTGATAACAGCTCAGCATAGCTCAGAAATTCATGAATATCTTTTTAATTCCGACATAGATCTTTTAGTGAGTGATGTACAGATGCCGGGTATTCCTGGCACTAAAGTATGCCGCCTCTTAAAAAAATCAATGAGCGATCTAAAAGTGATCCTCTTTTCGAATGTGCCAGAGATCGATCTTGAGCGGTATTCGGCTGAGAATAATGCGGATGGATGGATTAGCAAACAGCGCCTTCCGAAAGAATGGCTCGGCGAAATAAAAAGGGTGCTTTTTCAGTAG
- the rsmG gene encoding 16S rRNA (guanine(527)-N(7))-methyltransferase RsmG gives MFLLQLTEPSPLFCSMEAQRTLKKHMMRSLNTPSSPRIISCRQIPHGDLMDVEQLYEQHREKLDIFSRLLSSANKRVNLMSREEISHISSHILDSLLLAEEIHDMNSIIDLGSGGGFPLIPLAIVCPDISFTGIDSAQRKTDFLEMCKVKLSLSNVQILHSSIEESAHLHAQFDGVTARALAPLHSLLSLATPFLKNNTSSRLIFLKGTHWKSEVAAASGIMTELGVQHNSTVEFSNIPGREHSAVLTFSPKSYS, from the coding sequence TTGTTCCTCTTGCAGCTCACCGAACCAAGCCCACTCTTCTGCTCAATGGAAGCTCAGCGAACCCTTAAGAAGCACATGATGAGAAGCTTGAATACCCCATCATCGCCCCGTATTATCTCATGCAGGCAAATACCTCATGGCGATCTGATGGATGTTGAACAACTCTATGAACAACATAGAGAAAAACTGGATATTTTCTCTCGACTTCTTAGCTCTGCAAATAAGCGTGTTAATCTCATGAGTCGTGAGGAGATCTCGCATATTTCCTCCCATATTCTCGACTCTCTGCTACTCGCTGAAGAGATTCATGACATGAATTCTATTATAGATCTTGGTTCAGGAGGAGGCTTTCCACTCATACCCTTAGCTATTGTATGTCCAGATATCTCGTTTACGGGTATCGACTCAGCACAGAGAAAAACTGACTTTCTTGAGATGTGCAAAGTTAAACTTTCACTTTCTAACGTACAGATTCTTCACTCCTCCATTGAGGAGTCTGCACATCTTCATGCTCAATTCGATGGCGTAACCGCACGGGCTCTTGCTCCTCTTCACTCCCTACTATCGCTCGCTACTCCATTTCTAAAAAATAATACTTCTTCGCGGCTTATCTTTCTGAAAGGAACTCATTGGAAGAGTGAAGTTGCTGCGGCCTCTGGTATTATGACGGAGCTTGGGGTTCAACATAATTCTACCGTTGAATTCTCCAATATCCCTGGAAGAGAGCACTCTGCTGTGCTTACATTTTCTCCGAAATCGTATTCATGA
- a CDS encoding tRNA-dihydrouridine synthase, producing MFQWSKLKKPYYVLAPMEDVTDTVFRRLVGLCAAPDVFFSEFTSTDGMFSPGWSNVVHRLRFTSDEAPLIAQIWGNNPQNYFRAACQIRELGFHGIDINMGCPVEKIVKSGCCSALIENPTLAAELYSAAKEGAGELPVSIKTRIGFKIRATEEWCQFLLELRPAALTVHGRTAKQLSKGNADWGEIAKVVSMRDALQGETQIIGNGDVRSLEEADQRVAETGVDGIMIGRGIFDNLYLFDRSLPPLAERTPAEKLGLLLQHVHLFEEEWQGEKPFRILKKYFKIYASHFDGASQLRMQLVETESAEEVEELVHNFLASHSSCHETQQEAISP from the coding sequence ATGTTCCAGTGGTCTAAACTTAAAAAGCCGTACTACGTCTTAGCGCCTATGGAGGACGTAACCGATACTGTCTTTCGACGGCTTGTAGGCTTATGTGCCGCTCCCGATGTGTTCTTTAGTGAGTTTACAAGCACTGACGGGATGTTCTCGCCGGGATGGAGCAATGTTGTTCATCGCTTACGCTTTACAAGCGATGAGGCTCCTCTCATTGCTCAAATCTGGGGGAATAACCCCCAGAACTATTTTCGAGCGGCTTGTCAAATTCGTGAACTAGGATTTCACGGCATAGACATTAATATGGGCTGTCCCGTTGAGAAGATAGTGAAAAGTGGTTGTTGTTCAGCTTTAATTGAGAACCCAACTCTTGCTGCTGAGCTTTATAGTGCAGCAAAAGAGGGTGCTGGAGAGCTTCCCGTTAGTATCAAGACGCGGATTGGCTTTAAAATAAGGGCTACTGAGGAGTGGTGCCAGTTTCTACTTGAGCTGAGGCCTGCGGCACTTACTGTTCATGGAAGAACTGCGAAGCAACTCTCGAAAGGAAATGCGGACTGGGGTGAAATTGCAAAAGTAGTTAGCATGCGAGATGCCCTTCAGGGAGAAACTCAGATTATTGGTAATGGCGATGTAAGAAGTCTTGAAGAGGCGGATCAGAGAGTTGCTGAAACTGGTGTAGATGGAATCATGATTGGAAGAGGAATCTTTGATAATCTTTATCTTTTCGATCGCTCATTGCCGCCGCTAGCAGAAAGAACACCGGCGGAGAAGTTGGGGCTTTTATTGCAGCACGTTCACCTTTTCGAGGAAGAGTGGCAGGGAGAGAAACCTTTTCGAATTTTGAAGAAATACTTTAAAATTTATGCGTCACACTTCGATGGTGCTTCTCAGTTACGGATGCAGCTTGTCGAGACAGAATCAGCAGAGGAAGTCGAAGAGCTTGTTCATAATTTCTTGGCAAGTCACTCTTCCTGTCATGAAACACAACAAGAAGCTATTTCGCCTTAG
- a CDS encoding DMT family transporter, translated as MSGLFAVVSAAIFAASKDLCSKALTSRITPTLSAIYSFLFALPFYLFALLVLSFFNISIFDLNREFYFYVLLRALSDMAAEWCRMFAVQFGDVSLVIAFISLTPLFLLFLSPLITGDLPTLEGALGVAIITLGVFILAGNKLTFTTHKKGILFGLAAAFFFSLNACFDRLATVHAHPFVSGFWMTLAAGIILIGISRTGTRSVFSPRLPLVLLFSRGIFEFLFMSSKLWALQFFQAPYVVALTKVSLILVILGGGIFFREQHIKRRLLGGLIIILGSITIIFQG; from the coding sequence ATGTCAGGATTATTTGCCGTGGTGAGTGCAGCAATATTTGCTGCCTCAAAAGATCTCTGTAGCAAAGCACTTACCTCAAGGATAACGCCAACCCTTTCAGCAATCTATTCTTTTCTATTTGCGCTTCCGTTCTACTTATTTGCACTTCTTGTGCTTAGCTTTTTTAATATCTCCATTTTCGATCTTAACCGTGAATTTTATTTTTATGTACTCCTCAGAGCTCTATCGGATATGGCTGCAGAGTGGTGCCGCATGTTTGCAGTACAGTTCGGAGACGTTTCACTTGTAATTGCCTTTATATCACTGACTCCCCTCTTTCTTCTCTTCCTTTCACCTCTCATAACAGGAGATCTACCAACCCTAGAAGGAGCCCTTGGTGTTGCCATAATCACTCTCGGCGTCTTCATTCTCGCCGGAAACAAACTGACCTTTACTACGCATAAAAAGGGAATTCTGTTTGGATTAGCTGCTGCTTTTTTCTTTAGTCTCAATGCTTGCTTCGACCGATTAGCTACAGTTCACGCCCATCCTTTTGTCTCAGGATTCTGGATGACTCTTGCTGCAGGTATAATCCTTATCGGCATAAGTCGAACAGGCACCCGGTCTGTATTTTCTCCGCGACTCCCTCTTGTTCTTCTGTTTAGTCGCGGCATTTTTGAGTTTCTTTTTATGAGCTCGAAGCTATGGGCTCTACAGTTTTTTCAAGCTCCCTATGTTGTCGCACTAACAAAAGTATCTTTAATACTTGTCATATTAGGAGGAGGAATCTTTTTTAGAGAGCAACATATTAAGAGAAGGCTCCTCGGTGGACTGATAATCATCCTTGGGAGTATTACGATCATCTTTCAAGGCTAA
- a CDS encoding flagellar biosynthesis anti-sigma factor FlgM: MEEKKTDIPKLKRKRSLTSLTLSWLSERLKRSEALKEQIQNGTYQVDSEKLAKSLVNRER, from the coding sequence ATGGAAGAAAAAAAGACAGATATTCCAAAACTGAAGAGAAAAAGATCTTTAACTTCACTCACTCTCAGTTGGTTGAGTGAGCGATTAAAACGGTCAGAAGCATTAAAAGAACAGATTCAGAACGGGACATATCAGGTTGACTCTGAGAAACTTGCGAAATCACTAGTAAATCGTGAGCGCTAG
- a CDS encoding AAA family ATPase: protein MKRSVTQTLFDTPSNPKLPLAEQVRPHSLDEMLPPCGISPHLWKNICNPKIALQSMIFWGPPGSGKTTLARAIGKTRDVLFKELSAVNAGVREVRDLVKETRQGTPPLLLFLDEVHRFNRTQQDILLPLIEEGRIIFIGATTENPSFALSPALLSRCGLIRLAGFDDEALTHILSSVLCSLEKTIPENLQAALIHSAQGDARLLLRTLERYLSMEDENIPSSAELLSEQSHIHYDRSGDHHFDSISAFIKSMRSGDTTQALYYGLRMIEAGEDPLYVLRRMIIFASEDIGNAQPQALMIANQALEAYKFLGLPEGKIAITQAICFLSTAPKSRASYNALRNAEKFIKSHPNIPIMSELTNSPIRESPEDKARIEKAAATLNSQTFYCPEDSGYEARLPK from the coding sequence ATGAAGCGTAGCGTGACACAGACTCTTTTTGATACTCCATCAAACCCTAAGCTGCCTCTTGCTGAACAGGTTCGTCCTCATTCGCTAGACGAGATGCTCCCCCCTTGTGGAATCAGCCCTCACTTATGGAAAAACATTTGTAATCCAAAAATAGCGCTTCAAAGCATGATTTTCTGGGGACCCCCAGGATCAGGAAAGACGACTCTAGCACGTGCCATTGGAAAAACGAGAGACGTTTTGTTTAAAGAACTCTCCGCAGTGAATGCAGGAGTTCGAGAAGTTCGCGACCTCGTGAAAGAGACCAGACAAGGCACGCCACCTCTCCTACTCTTCCTTGATGAGGTTCATAGATTTAATCGGACGCAGCAAGATATCCTGCTGCCACTCATTGAAGAGGGCCGCATCATATTTATTGGAGCGACTACCGAAAATCCTTCATTTGCACTGTCCCCGGCTCTCCTTTCACGGTGTGGGCTCATTCGATTAGCAGGTTTTGATGATGAGGCGCTCACACACATTCTTTCCAGTGTCCTTTGCTCTCTAGAAAAAACCATCCCTGAAAATCTGCAAGCAGCACTTATACACTCAGCTCAGGGAGATGCTCGCCTTCTTCTTCGCACCCTAGAGCGATATCTCTCTATGGAGGATGAGAACATACCATCATCTGCTGAATTACTCTCCGAGCAATCACACATTCACTATGATCGTTCAGGAGATCATCACTTTGACTCCATATCTGCCTTCATAAAAAGCATGCGATCAGGAGATACTACTCAAGCGCTGTACTATGGATTGCGAATGATTGAAGCTGGAGAAGATCCTCTCTATGTACTTCGGCGAATGATCATCTTTGCTAGCGAAGATATCGGAAATGCTCAGCCACAAGCACTGATGATCGCCAATCAGGCTCTTGAGGCGTATAAATTCCTTGGTCTTCCAGAGGGCAAAATTGCTATCACCCAGGCAATTTGCTTTCTCTCCACTGCTCCTAAATCTCGAGCAAGCTATAATGCATTACGAAATGCTGAAAAATTCATAAAGAGCCATCCAAATATTCCAATAATGAGCGAGCTCACAAATTCCCCCATTCGTGAGAGCCCAGAAGATAAGGCCCGCATAGAAAAAGCTGCTGCTACTCTGAATTCACAAACTTTTTACTGTCCCGAGGATTCTGGATATGAAGCCCGATTGCCTAAATGA